The DNA window GAGGCGAGGGCGCCGGTCCACCCCACCATCCAGGTGTGCACGTTCTTGGTGGTGCTCTGCCCGGCCTGCCACGTGCCGGTCTTGCCGGCGGAGTCCCAGCCGTTGTCGAGCCGGGCCGCCCGGACCCGGCGCAGCGTCCAGTCGAGCTGGTTCACCGCCTCGGCGTCGAGATCGAGGTCGGTCTGCCGTAGCTGCTCGGTCCACACCTTGTCGTCGTCCTTGGTCACCGAACGGACGAAGTGCGCGTCGGCGCGCCTGCCGCCGGCCGCGAACGTGGCCATCCCGTTCGCGTGGTCCTGCACGGTGATGCCGTACTGGCCGATGCCGACCTCGGTGGAGAAGTGCTCCGCCAACTCGTCGGCCGGGTCGTCACGCAGGTCGACCCGTTGCGGCCGCGGGTTGCCCCGCACCGTCTCCCACATCGACCCCACGCCGGCCTGCCGGGCCGTCTCGATGACCTTCGCGGTGCCCAGCTTCTCGGTCAGCTCGAAGTAGGTGACGTTCAACGAGGCGACCGTGGCCTCCCAGAGCGCGCAGTCCGGCTGGCACGACGCGTGCTCGGCGTTGCGGATCGGCCCGGCCGCGCTGCCCCGGGTCCGGCCGGAGGCGGGGAACTCCTTGGTGTCCGGCGAGTCGAACCGCTGCTTCACCGACATGCCGTCGCGCACGGCGGCGGCCAGGTCGTACACCTTGAACGACGACCCCGGCGGATGCTGGCCGAAGCCACGCGCCTGGCCCTGCTCGTCGGTGTACCAGCCGGCGTAGTCGGCGCCCGAGCCGCGGTCGCCGCCGTAGTAGCCGAGCACCCGCCCGGTGCCCGGCTCCACCGCGACCAGCGCCGCCTGCCAGTTCTTCGGCTGGCCGCGGACCGCCGCCGGCGCGGTGTCCCGGCGGATGTCCGCCGCCGCCTCGGCCGCGTCCTGCACCCGCTTGTCGACCGTGGTCACGATCCGGTAGCCGCCGTCGCGGATCACCTCGTCCGGCTTGCCGCGGAACGGCTCGCTCCGCCGCAGCTCCGCCAGCACGTGGTTGACCACCAGACCGGTCGGCCGGTCCAGGTCGGAGTCGCCCGCGTCGCGGTCGATCGGTCGCACCGTGTCCGGGTACGCCAGATCCACCGCCTGCTGCGGAGTCAGGTAACCGAGCTTCACCATGCCGTCGCGGATGTAGTTCCAGCGGTCGATCGAGTTCCGCTTCGCGAGGGCGTTGCGGCGCGGGTCGTAACCCGGTGCGCCCTGCGGGTCCGCCGGGTCCGCCTCCGGCTGCTTCACCATGGCGCAGAGCACCATCGCCTCGGCCGGGGTGAGCTGCTGCGCCGCCGGCGCGTCGCGGCGCACGGTCTTGCCGAAGAACGTCTGCGCGGCCGCCTCGATGCCGTAGGCGCCCCGGCCGAACGGGACCGTGTTCAGGTAGAAGCCGAGGATCTCCTCCTTGCTGTACTTGTCGTCGAGCTTCCAGGCGATGACCGCTTCGCGCAGCTTGCGGGAGTAGGTGACCCCACGCAGGTCGGCGGCGACCCGCGCGTACTGCTGGGTCAGCGTGGAGGCGCCCTGCCGCTGGCCGCCGCTGACGTTCGCCCAGGCGGCGCGCAGCACGCCCTTGACGTCGATGCCGCGGTTGGTCCAGAACGTCCGGTCCTCGGCCGCCACGATGGCCTGCTTCGCCGAGTCGTTCATCGCCTCGTACGGGACGATCGTGCGGTTCTGCGCGCCCAGCTTCGCCATCGGGGTGCGGCCGTCGGCGTAGAGGACCGTGGTCGACTCGGGCAGCTTCAGGTCGGTGGGCGTCGGCACCGAGTCGAAGTAGTAGCCGCCGGCGACCAGCCCGGCCCCGGCGAGCAGCGCGCATACCGCCAGCACGACCAGCAGTCGCCGCCCCCGCCGTCGCGGTCGCCTCGGGACCGCGCCGTTGTCTCCGCTGTGCCGCACGCGATGCCTCCGACTGCTCGGCCGAATCGTGTCCATGCCCGGCTCGCAGGCTAACCGACCTGCGCCGACGGCACCGGCCGGCGCGGCCGGTGCGGCCACCCGACCCGGCCGGCGTCGCCGGTGACCGGACGGGCAGGATGCGGGCATGCGCGACGACGTACGCGGATACCTCGCCGAACTCGTCCGGCGGGCCCGGGACGTGCTCGGCGACGAGCTGGTCGGCGCGTACGCGGCCGGCTCGCTCGGCCTGGGCGCCTACCAGCCCGGACGCAGCGACGTGGACGTGGCGTTGCTGGTCGCCGCGCCGCCGTCGGCCGCCGCGAAGCGGACGCTGGTGGACCGGCTGCGGCACGGGTCGCTGCCCTGCCCGGCGCGCGGCCTGGAACTTGTCGTCTACCGGCGCGACGTGGCCGCCTCCGGCACCGGTGAGCCGGACTTCGCGCTGGAGCTGAACACCGGCGCCACGATGCCGTTCCGGGCCACCTACGACCCGGCCGACCGGCCCGGAGCGGACGGGCGGTTCTGGTACGCGCTGGACCGCAGCATCCTGCGCCAGTCCGGGCTGACCCTGCTCGGCCCGTCCGCCGCCGCCGCGTTCGCCGACCCGGACCCGGCGACGCTGCGGGCGCTGCTGGTGGACGCGCTGCGGTGGTGGCTGGCGCGGCCCACGCCGCCCGGCGACGCGCCCGCCCCGGGCGCGGAGGACGCGGTGCTCGGGGCCTGCCGCGCGCTGGTGCGCTGCCGCGACGGCGTCTGGCTGGGCAAGGTCGACGCCGGACGCCGGGTGGCCGCCGACGACCCGGACGCCGCGCTGATCCACCAGGCGGTCGCCGCCCGCGCGGGCGGGCCGCCGCCGTCCGGGCCGGCCGCCCGGGCGTTCCAGCGCCGGGTGCTGGCGCGGATCGAGGCCGGCGGCCGACACTCCACCGGCCCCACCAGGGCGGGAACTAGGGTGGGCGGGGGAGGTGCGTGATCATGACGGAGTTGAGCGCGTCGGCGCGGGCCGGGCTGGAGGCGGCGGTTCCCGGTGGCGTGAGCACCCGGGCCGCGGACCGGCTGAAGCTGGCCCACGACGCGTCGCACTACCTGCTGCACCCCGGCGCGGTGGTCACCCCGGCCGACGCCGGGCAGGTCGCCGCGCTGCTGGCGCAGAGCCGCCGCGCCGGCGTACCGCTGACGTTCCGCTCCGGCGGCACCAGCCTCAGCGGCCAGGCGGTCACCGACCGGCTGCTCGTCGACGTCCGCCGGCACTTCCGCGACCTGGCGGTGCTCGACGACGGCCGCCGGGTCCGGGTCCAGCCGGGGGTGGTGCTGCGGCAGGTCAACGCGCGGCTCGCGGCGCACGGCCGCAAGCTCGGCCCGGACCCGGCCAGCGAGGCCGCCTGCACCGTGGGCGGGGTGGTCGCCAACAACTCCAGCGGGATGACCTGCGGCACCGAGTTCAACACCTACCGCACGTTGGAGTCGCTGGTGCTGGTGCTACCCAGCGGCACCGTGCTGGACACCGGCGCGCCGGACGCCGACGCCCGGCTGCGCGCCACCGAGCCGGCGCTGCACGCCGGCCTGCTGCGGCTGCGCGACCGGGTGCGCGGCAACCCCGACTCGGTGCGCCGGGTCCGCGCCCAGTTCGCCATGAAGAACACCATGGGGTACGGGGTGAACGCGTTCCTCGACCACGACGACCCGGTCGACCTGCTCACCCGGCTGGTGGTGGGCAGCGAGGGCACGCTCGCGTTCGTCGCGTCGGCGACGTTCCGCACCGTACCCGTGCTCCGGCACGCCGCGACCGGCCTGCTGGTCTTCGACAGCCTCGGCGCGGCGACGGCGGCGATGCCGGCGCTGGTGGCCGCCGGGCCGGCGGCGGTGGAGCTGCTCGACGCCGCCGCCCTGCGGGTGGCCCAGCGCGACCCGAGGGCGGACCCGGCGCTGCGCGGCCTGGCCGTGCGCGGGCACGCGGCGCTGCTGGTGGAGTGGCAGGAGTCCGACCCGGCCGCGCTGGCCGACCGGGTCGCCGCCGCGCAGCCGGTGCTGTCCGACCTGCCGCTGACCACTCCGGCCCGGCTCAGCGGCGAGCCGGCGGCAAGGGCCGCGCTCTGGCACATCCGCAAGGGCCTGTACGCGGCGGTGGCCGGCGCCCGACCGTCCGGCACCACCGCGCTGCTGGAGGACGTCGCGGTGCCGGTGGCGGCGCTGGCCGACACCTGCGCCGCGTTGACCGACCTGTTCGACCGCCACCGCTACGCCGACAGCGTCATCTTCGGTCACGCCAAGGACGGCAACCTGCACTTCATGCTCAACGAGCGGTTCGCCGGCGGCGCGGCCCCGACGCGCTACGCCGACTTCACCGAGGAGATGGTCGACCTGGTGCTCGGCCACGGCGGCACGCTCAAGGCCGAGCACGGCACCGGCCGGGTGATGGCCCCCTACGTGCGCCGCCAGTTCGGCGACGAGCTGTACGACGTGATGCGCGAGCTGCGCGCGCTCTGCGACCCGGACGGCGTGCTCAACCCGGGCGTGCTGCTCGGCGACGACCCGGAGGTGCACCTGCGGCACCTGAAGACCGTGCCGACCGTGGCGGAGGAGGTGGACCGCTGCGTCGAGTGCGGCTACTGCGAGCCGGTCTGCCCCAGCCGGGACCTCACCACCACGCCCCGCCAGCGGATCGTGCTGCGCCGCGAGATCGCCGCCGCCGAGGCCGCCGGCGACCGGGCGTTGGCGGCGGAGCTGACCGACGCCTACGACTACGACGCGGTGCAGACCTGCGCGGTCGACGGCATGTGCGCCACCGCCTGCCCCGTCCTGATCAACACCGGTGACCTGGTCAAGCGGCTGCGCGCCGAGGAGCACGGCCGGGCGGTGTCGACCGGCTGGCGGGCCGCCGCCCGGCGGTGGGGCGCCACCACCCGGGGCATGGCCCGCGGGCTGGACCTGGCCGGCGCGTTGCCACCGGCGCTGCCCGAGGCGGCCACCCGGGCGGCCCGGGCGGTGCTCGGCGCGGACCGGGTCCCGCAGTGGCGACGCGACCTGCCCGCCGGCGGGTCGCCGCGCCGACCGCACCCGGTCGACGATCCGGACGCCGTCTTCGTGCCGTCCTGCCTCGGCACGCTCTTCGCCCCCGCCGAGGGCGGCGCCGGGGTGGCCGCCGCGCTGCTCACCCTCGCCGACCGGGCCGGCGTCCGCCTGCTGGTGCCGGACGGCGTCGGCGACCTGTGCTGCGGCACGCCCTGGTCGTCCAAGGGGCTGACCGACGGCTACCGGGCGGTGCGCGAGAAGGTGCCGCCGGTGCTGCGCGCGGCCAGCCGCGACGGCGCGCTGCCCGTGGTCAGCGACGCCGCCTCCTGCACCGAGGGCTTCGACCGGCTGCTCGCCGACGCCGGCGACCTGCGGGTGGTCGACGCGGTGGAGTTCGCCGCCACCACGCTGCTGCCCCGGCTGACCGTGCGCCGCCGGCTGGGTTCGCTGGCGCTGCACCCGACCTGCTCGTCGACCCGGCTCGGCCTGGACGACGCGCTGCGCGCGGTGGCCCGGGCGGTCGCCGACGAGGTGGTGGTCCCCGACGGCTGGCAGTGCTGCGGCTTCGCCGGCGACCGAGGGCTGCTGCATCCGGAGCTGACCGCGTCGGCCACCCGGGCCGAGGCCGCCGCCGTCGCGGCGCGGCCCTTCGACGGGTACGCCTCGGTGAACCGCACCTGCGAGATCGGCCTGGCACGGGCCACCGGGCAGCCGTACCGGCACCTGCTGGAGCTGCTCGCGGAGGTGACGGCCTGATGGGGCGCAGTTGGCGGTTCGCCGGCCTGATGCTGGTCGCCGGGGTGGTCATGGCGTTCGGCCAGTGGCGTTCGGGGCAGCCGCCGTTGGGCTTCGTGCCGTTCGCCGTGCTGGCGGTGCTCTTCTCGCCGCTCGTCTTCCCCCGGTCGCTGACCTCGGCCGAGGCACGGCTGCGCAGCGCGCGCGACGGGCGGACGGTCGTCTACTGGCGGCCCGGCTGCACCTACTGCCTGCGGTTGCGTCTGCGGCTGGGCCGGCGCGCCGGGCGGGCGCACTGGGTGGACATCTGGCGTGACCCGGAGGGGGCGGCGGCGGTCCGGGCGGTGACCGGCGGCGACGAGACCGTGCCGACCGTGGTGCTGCCGGACGGGGCCGTGG is part of the Micromonospora sp. WMMD980 genome and encodes:
- a CDS encoding FAD-binding and (Fe-S)-binding domain-containing protein; this translates as MTELSASARAGLEAAVPGGVSTRAADRLKLAHDASHYLLHPGAVVTPADAGQVAALLAQSRRAGVPLTFRSGGTSLSGQAVTDRLLVDVRRHFRDLAVLDDGRRVRVQPGVVLRQVNARLAAHGRKLGPDPASEAACTVGGVVANNSSGMTCGTEFNTYRTLESLVLVLPSGTVLDTGAPDADARLRATEPALHAGLLRLRDRVRGNPDSVRRVRAQFAMKNTMGYGVNAFLDHDDPVDLLTRLVVGSEGTLAFVASATFRTVPVLRHAATGLLVFDSLGAATAAMPALVAAGPAAVELLDAAALRVAQRDPRADPALRGLAVRGHAALLVEWQESDPAALADRVAAAQPVLSDLPLTTPARLSGEPAARAALWHIRKGLYAAVAGARPSGTTALLEDVAVPVAALADTCAALTDLFDRHRYADSVIFGHAKDGNLHFMLNERFAGGAAPTRYADFTEEMVDLVLGHGGTLKAEHGTGRVMAPYVRRQFGDELYDVMRELRALCDPDGVLNPGVLLGDDPEVHLRHLKTVPTVAEEVDRCVECGYCEPVCPSRDLTTTPRQRIVLRREIAAAEAAGDRALAAELTDAYDYDAVQTCAVDGMCATACPVLINTGDLVKRLRAEEHGRAVSTGWRAAARRWGATTRGMARGLDLAGALPPALPEAATRAARAVLGADRVPQWRRDLPAGGSPRRPHPVDDPDAVFVPSCLGTLFAPAEGGAGVAAALLTLADRAGVRLLVPDGVGDLCCGTPWSSKGLTDGYRAVREKVPPVLRAASRDGALPVVSDAASCTEGFDRLLADAGDLRVVDAVEFAATTLLPRLTVRRRLGSLALHPTCSSTRLGLDDALRAVARAVADEVVVPDGWQCCGFAGDRGLLHPELTASATRAEAAAVAARPFDGYASVNRTCEIGLARATGQPYRHLLELLAEVTA
- a CDS encoding nucleotidyltransferase domain-containing protein — encoded protein: MRDDVRGYLAELVRRARDVLGDELVGAYAAGSLGLGAYQPGRSDVDVALLVAAPPSAAAKRTLVDRLRHGSLPCPARGLELVVYRRDVAASGTGEPDFALELNTGATMPFRATYDPADRPGADGRFWYALDRSILRQSGLTLLGPSAAAAFADPDPATLRALLVDALRWWLARPTPPGDAPAPGAEDAVLGACRALVRCRDGVWLGKVDAGRRVAADDPDAALIHQAVAARAGGPPPSGPAARAFQRRVLARIEAGGRHSTGPTRAGTRVGGGGA
- a CDS encoding transglycosylase domain-containing protein is translated as MRHSGDNGAVPRRPRRRGRRLLVVLAVCALLAGAGLVAGGYYFDSVPTPTDLKLPESTTVLYADGRTPMAKLGAQNRTIVPYEAMNDSAKQAIVAAEDRTFWTNRGIDVKGVLRAAWANVSGGQRQGASTLTQQYARVAADLRGVTYSRKLREAVIAWKLDDKYSKEEILGFYLNTVPFGRGAYGIEAAAQTFFGKTVRRDAPAAQQLTPAEAMVLCAMVKQPEADPADPQGAPGYDPRRNALAKRNSIDRWNYIRDGMVKLGYLTPQQAVDLAYPDTVRPIDRDAGDSDLDRPTGLVVNHVLAELRRSEPFRGKPDEVIRDGGYRIVTTVDKRVQDAAEAAADIRRDTAPAAVRGQPKNWQAALVAVEPGTGRVLGYYGGDRGSGADYAGWYTDEQGQARGFGQHPPGSSFKVYDLAAAVRDGMSVKQRFDSPDTKEFPASGRTRGSAAGPIRNAEHASCQPDCALWEATVASLNVTYFELTEKLGTAKVIETARQAGVGSMWETVRGNPRPQRVDLRDDPADELAEHFSTEVGIGQYGITVQDHANGMATFAAGGRRADAHFVRSVTKDDDKVWTEQLRQTDLDLDAEAVNQLDWTLRRVRAARLDNGWDSAGKTGTWQAGQSTTKNVHTWMVGWTGALASAVWLGTTDGKPLRTTGGSYEVYGSTGAAPIWRQFMTRATAAMKLDPDKYRFREPAFPGDAPEPSPSAPVPSSSAPSPSASPSGSPTASATPSSASPSPSRRPGPRPTLSPSLTTPPGGPPTRTRGPR
- a CDS encoding glutaredoxin domain-containing protein, producing the protein MGRSWRFAGLMLVAGVVMAFGQWRSGQPPLGFVPFAVLAVLFSPLVFPRSLTSAEARLRSARDGRTVVYWRPGCTYCLRLRLRLGRRAGRAHWVDIWRDPEGAAAVRAVTGGDETVPTVVLPDGAVVNPDPAWLRARLRA